The following is a genomic window from Caldicellulosiruptor danielii.
AAGACAGCTTTTTAGAATTCTAAAAGACCTTAAAAACCATGGTGTTACATGTATCTATATTTCTCACAGACTTGAAGAAATTTTTGAGATAGCAGATACTGTAACAGTTTTAAGAGATGGTAAAACAATATCAACTGACCCAATTTCTGATCTTACAGAAGATGAGATAATAAGAAGAATGGTAGGTCGCGAGCTTACACAGCGTTACCCGAAAGTACCACATAAAGCGAAAAGAACAATTATGGAAGTTAGGAATTTTTCTGTATATGACAAAGATAATCCTGAAAAGAAGATAATTGATAATGTCAGCTTTGAGATAAAAGAAGGAGAAATATTAGGAATATCAGGTTTAATGGGTGCAGGAAGAACAGAACTTTTCATGAGTATTTTTGGTGCGTACCCTGGCAGAAAAGAAGGTGAAATCTGGCTTGAAGGGAAAAAAATCAATATAGAAAATCCACGACAAGCTATTGACCACGGAATATGTTATCTTACTGAAGATAGAAAACAATATGGACTTGTGCTTTTAATGGACATAAAAGATAACATTTTGCTTCCAAATTATCAAAAGTTTGCAAATGGAGGTATTATAGATTTATCAAAATCGCTGAGGACAGCACTTGATTTTGTAGACAAGCTGAGAATAAAAATAGCTTCACCTTTCCAAAGAGTTGAGAACCTAAGTGGTGGTAACCAGCAAAAGGTTATAATTGCAAAGTGGCTGCTGGCAAATCCAAAGATTTTAATTTTGGATGAGCCAACACGCGGTATTGACGTTGGTGCAAAATATGAGATTTATAATCTGATGAATCAGTTCGTAGAACAGGGAGTAGGTATTGTGATGATTTCCTCAGAGCTGCCAGAAATTCTGGGTATGAGCGACAGAATTCTTGTTATGCAAAAAGGTAGAATTGCTGGTCAGCTTCTTGCTGAGGAAGCAACTCAAGAAAAGATTATGACTTTGGCAACAGGGGGAAGGTAATAATGAATTGGAAGAAAAACTTGAGGACATATACTCTCATAATAGCCATTCTTCTCATATGGACAATATTCACCATATTAACAGATGGAAACTTTTTGACGCCGCGAAATCTTTCAATGCTTGCAAGACAGATGGCAATCACTGCACTTGTCGCAATAGGAATGGTATTTGTAATTGTTGCAGGACACATTGACCTTTCAGTTGGGTCTGTTGTAGGTTTTACAGGAGCTATTGCTGGTGTGCTTCAGGTCTGGAATGGCTGGTCAACTCCTGCAACAGTCATAGCTGTACTTATTGTAGGTATTTTAATAGGCATTTGGCAAGGATACTGGGTTGCTTACAGAGGCGTACCTGCATTTATTGTCACTTTAGCAGGAATGCTTATTTTCAGGGGTGGAGTACTCTTAGCAAGTAGAGGAATTACCATATCGCCTTTTAAGGAAAGCTTTAGATTTATTGGTCAGGGATATCTTAACAAAGCTCTTAGTCTTCTATTTGGAGCTATATTAATAGTGGGTTATTTGTTGCTTACAATCAATCAGAGAAATAAGAGAAAAAAGTACAACTTAGAAGTTTTACCTATGGGGCTTGAAGTGGCAAAAGCAGTGGCTGTAATTGCTTTAATTGCGGCGTTCACAGGAGTTATGATAAGCTACGAGGGCATTTCAATTCCTGTTTTGATTCTTGTAATATTCACAATATTACTGACCTTTGTTTCTCAAAACACCACTTTTGGTAAATATGTTTATGCTATTGGTGGTAACAGAGAAGCTGCAAGGCTTTCTGGTATAGACATTAAAAAGGTAACCATGAAGATTTTTATTTTAATGGGCTTTTTGTCCGCATTAGCAGGAATTGTGCTAACCTCAAGACTTGACGCTGCAACACAAGCAGCAGGAACCAACATGGAGCTTGACGCAATTGCCGCTGCAATCCTCGGTGGAACAAGTACCTTAGGTGGTGAAGGAACAGTCCCAGGTGCTATCATTGGTGCTTTGATTATGGCAAGTATTGACAATGGAATGAGCCTTCTGAACTTAGAGTATTCATACCAGTTAATTGTTAAGGGTCTTGTACTTGTTTTTGCTGTATGGCTTGATATTATGTCAAGGAAGAAATCATA
Proteins encoded in this region:
- a CDS encoding xylose ABC transporter ATP-binding protein; translation: MSEYILEMVHITKEFPGVKALDDVTFKVKKGEIHALVGENGAGKSTLMKILSGVYPYGTYSGDIFIEGKKQHFRNIKDSEHAGVAIIYQELTLVKGMTVGENIFLGREPVENGIINWNKVYADSKKLFEKLNIEIDVYEKVENLGIGQQQMVEIAKAISKDSKILILDEPTAALTEGETRQLFRILKDLKNHGVTCIYISHRLEEIFEIADTVTVLRDGKTISTDPISDLTEDEIIRRMVGRELTQRYPKVPHKAKRTIMEVRNFSVYDKDNPEKKIIDNVSFEIKEGEILGISGLMGAGRTELFMSIFGAYPGRKEGEIWLEGKKINIENPRQAIDHGICYLTEDRKQYGLVLLMDIKDNILLPNYQKFANGGIIDLSKSLRTALDFVDKLRIKIASPFQRVENLSGGNQQKVIIAKWLLANPKILILDEPTRGIDVGAKYEIYNLMNQFVEQGVGIVMISSELPEILGMSDRILVMQKGRIAGQLLAEEATQEKIMTLATGGR
- a CDS encoding sugar ABC transporter permease, coding for MNWKKNLRTYTLIIAILLIWTIFTILTDGNFLTPRNLSMLARQMAITALVAIGMVFVIVAGHIDLSVGSVVGFTGAIAGVLQVWNGWSTPATVIAVLIVGILIGIWQGYWVAYRGVPAFIVTLAGMLIFRGGVLLASRGITISPFKESFRFIGQGYLNKALSLLFGAILIVGYLLLTINQRNKRKKYNLEVLPMGLEVAKAVAVIALIAAFTGVMISYEGISIPVLILVIFTILLTFVSQNTTFGKYVYAIGGNREAARLSGIDIKKVTMKIFILMGFLSALAGIVLTSRLDAATQAAGTNMELDAIAAAILGGTSTLGGEGTVPGAIIGALIMASIDNGMSLLNLEYSYQLIVKGLVLVFAVWLDIMSRKKS